One bacterium genomic window, GCGTCCGGGACCGGCCCCCCGTCCACGAGACACGCCGCCTCGCCCACGCCGTACTCGATGCGCGCGCCCAGCCGCTCGGCAGCGGCGAGGTAGCCGCGCATGATCTGGAGCGGCACGATGTAGCCGTCGATGGGGCACCACGTGCCGCCGACGATGCCGTCCATCCGCGCCGCCGGCGACAGACGGCCGATGTCGCCGGGGTCGACCTCGCGCGCCTGGTGCAGGCCCGCGGCGCGCTGCACGCCGAGCGCCTGGCGCAGCGCGGCGAGCTGCGCCGGTGTCTTGGCCATGAACACGTACCCGACCGGCCGGTATCCCGGGTCCGCGCCGACCTCATCGCGAAACCGGAGCAGCTTCTCACGCGCCAGCAGTGACAGCCGGACGCAGACATCGGTCGTGAATTGCCCACGAAATCCGCCGCTCGCCTTGCCGGTGCTCCCGAGCCCGGGACGGTCGCGCCGCTCGAGCACCAGGACATTCCGACAGCCCCGCCGCGCCAGGTGGTAGGCGACGCTTGCCCCCACGACGCCCGCTCCGATGACGACGACGTCGGCAGTGTCCGTTGGCCCGCGCCCCGTGTCTTGCGTCACCCGTCGCCCATGCTAGCCGAAGAGTCTCGGCTTGCCGAGCAACGCCCGCAACGTCGTGATCTTCCCGACATGATACCCGCGATGGTACGTGCAAAAGATCAACATCTCGCCGACGTTGTGATACCGCCCGCGGCCGTCCACCGGCGTCGCGCCGTCGACGGTGCGGGCGACCTCGAGGAGCGCCTCGTGCGCGGCGTCGAACGCCGCCCACACATCGGCCAGCGGAGGATAGTCGGCGGCGCCCCCGCTGCCGGCCCGGAACAGCTCGTCAAACCGCGGGGGGATCGTGCACGTGCCGCCGGCCTTTTGCACGAATCCCGCATCGACGAGCGCGACGTGTCCGAGTTGCCAGACGATCGGGGCGAGCAGGCCGGCATGTACGCGGCCGGCGTCCTCGTCAGCGAGGTCGGCGACGCACAGGCGAAGCCGCTCGTGTGAAATGCCGAGTTGCTGGGCGATCATGGCGTTCTTGTCCATCGCGGTCCCTCCCGGGTGTAGCGCGTCGACGTCTCGCTCGTCATCCTTCCACCTGCATGTCGAGCCACCCCTGCGCGGTCACGCGCACGCGGTCCCCGGGGCGCGCCAGAACGGTGGTCGCGGCGGCCTCGAAGATCGCCGGGCCGGACACGTCGAACCCGGCCGGGAGCGCGTCCCAACGGTACACCGGCACCTCGCGCCATCCGCCGAGGTACGCCCGCCGCCGGCCGGGCGTCGCTTCGCCCTCCACAACCGGTGGCACCTCCGGTTCCGCCGGCACCACGGGCAGCCGGCCGATTACCGCGAGCCGGGCGTTGACCAACACGACGTCCTGATCGGGCGCGCTGTACGTGTAGAGCGCCTCGTGCCGCTGTTGGAACCGCGCGACCACCTGCGGGATCACGTCTGGCGCATCCAAATCCAGTCCATCGAGGGAGACCCCGATCTCGAAGATCTGCTCCCCATACCGCATGTCGAGGGACCGGCGCACCTCAAGGACACCGTCCGCCGCCGTCCCAAGCCTCGCCCGGCCGTCGCGCTCCATCTGCGCGAACACCCGCCGGAGACCCGCCGCGCCCACGCGGCGGATCTCGCCGACGTGCGTCCGCACCAACTCGTACCGAAGATCGGTGGCGAGCATCCCCCACGCCGAGAGCACCGCCGCCGCGCGCGGTACGACGACGCGCGCGATCTCGAGCATGCGCGCCACCTGCGTCGCGTGCAACCCGGCCGCGCCACCGAACGCGAGCAGCGCGAACCGGCGCGGGTCCACCCCGCGCCGCAGCGAGACGATGCGGATTCCCTCGGCCATGCTGGTGTTGACGAGCGTATGCACGCCCTCGGCCGCGACGACCGGGGGGCAACCGAGCCCCGACGCGACCCGCGCCACGGCGCGCTCGGCCGCGCCCGCGTCCAGGCGGGTGCGGCCTCCGAGAAAGTTCGCCGGGTCGAGGTAGCCGAGCACCACGTTCGCATCGGTCACCGTCGCCGCATTCCCCCCGAGGCCGTAGCAGGCGGGCCCGGGGCGGGCGCCCGCGCTTTCCGGCCCGACGTGAAGCATGCCCGCGGCGTCCACCGACGCGATCGAGCCGCCGCCGGCGCCGAGCGTATGGATGTCGAGGCTCGGCAGGGCGACCTTGTGGCCGCCCACTGTGCGGTCGCCCGACCGCGTCGGCTCACCGCTCTCCAGCAGCGCGATGTCCGTGCTGGTCCCGCCCATGTCGAACGTGATCAGGTCCCCCGAACCGAGCCAGCGCGTGGCGTGACGGCTTCCGGCGATGCCGCCCGCCGGCCCGGACAGGATCGCCCCGGCTGCCAGGCGGACGGAGTCCGGAACGGTGGCGACGCCCCCATGCGACTGCATCACCAGCACCGGACGCGCGTACCCGCTCGCCGCCAGGCGCGTCGCGAGCGTGCGGAGATAGCGCGAGAGCCCCGGGCCGACGTATGCGTTGACGGCCGTCGTGCAGACCCGCTCGTACTCCTTGATCTGGGGCAGCACCTCGGACGACACGCTCAGGTAGACGCGCGGCAGGCGCCGGATCACGGCCCGCCGCGTGGCTCGCTCATGCCGGGGATTCCGGTACGCGTGGAGGTAGCACACCGCGACCGCGTCGACCTTGGCGCGCACGAGCGCCCCGATCGCGCCGGCCAGCGACGTCGGGCTGAGCGGGACCTCCACGCGGCCGTCCGGCCCCATCCGCTCGCGGACGCCGAGCCGCAGCGCCCGCCGCACGAGCGGTTCGGGCGGCGGCACGCGCAGGTGGTAGCGCCCTTCCTTGAGGCCTTCGCGCATTTCGAGCACGTCCCGGTGGCCCGCGGTGGTCAACAGCCCGACGCGCGCGCCCTTGCGCTCCACCAACGCGTTTGTCGCCACGGTCGTCCCGTGCACGAAACGGTCGGTGTCGGCAAGCAGCGCCCGCAGGTCGCGTCCCAGCGCGCGTGCCAACAACCGCAGGCCGTCGAGCACGCCGAGCGACGGATCCGGCGGGGTGGACGCGACCTTGGCTACGGTGACGACCCCGGCGGCGTCCACGGCCACGAGATCGGTGAACGTGCCCCCCACATCAACGCCGACGCGATACACGGCGACTCCTGCGCGCTCCTCGAGCCGCCGCGCGGGCGCCGCCCTTGGGCCGCGCCCGCCGCGGCGTCACCATGCCATCGGCCAGATCCGCAACGATCGCGCGGGGACCGCGCTCGCGCGGATCGCCGTACCCGCCTCCACCCGCCGATTCAATGAGAAACACATCCCCCGGGGCCACCGGGATGCCGACCGACTTGGTCGCCAGCAGCCGCGTCCGCCCCCGCGACATCAGCCGGTACCGGTGCGGCGCGCCGTCGCGCCCGCCGAAGAGACCGTACGGCGCGTGCCGCACCCCGTCGCCGGCGGTGTTCGCCACGCCCGCCTCGGTGGTGCGCATGTACATCTCGAGCACCGACCCGACGCCGCCGCGGAACTTCCCGCGGCCTCCGGAGTCGGGACGAAACTCGTGGTGTGCGAGCATCAGGGGAAACCGCACCTCCGTGACCTCGACACTGCCGAACTTGATGCCACCGGCGGCCTGCCCCTCCCCCGCCGTCGGCCACCCGTCCCCCGCCGCCGAGGCACCGCCGCCGCCGCGGGCGTGGAACAGGTGCCAAATGAACGGCCGTGCGGTGCGGGGGTCCACCCCCCGGATCGCAATTCGGAACCGCCGAGACCAACCGGCGATCGCCCGGTCGGGACACGCGGCGGCCAGCGCCTTGATCACTGCCTCACCGATCTCCTGGCCGCAGTGGTTCGTGGCCAGCGTGACGGGGGCCGGGGGATTCGGCCACACGATCGTGCCCGGTTTCGCCTTGACCGTGACCGGCCGAAACGTCCCATCGTTCTTCGGGATCTCGGGATCCAGCAAGTACGCGAGCGCCATGAATACGGCGGACATCGTGTTTGGGTAGGATGAGTTGACGAACCCGGTGACCTGAGGCGCACTATGGGTGAGATCCACCGTGAGGCCGTCCCCGGCTTTTGTCACCGTCGCCCGGATCGCGATGTCGGACGTCCCGTGCCCGTCGTCGTCGAGTACCGCCTCGCCGCGGTACACGCCGTCGGCCCACGTTCGGATGCAGGCGCGCGCCTGCCGCTCGGTCCCGTCAAGGATCTCGTCGACCGCTTCGGCGACGACCGCCGGTCCGTATTCGGCGAGGAGTCGAGCGAGGCGCTGCTCGCCGAGACGGGCCGATCCGATCGACGCGCGGAGATCGCCGAGGAAATCGCGGGAATGCCGCACGTTCGTCGCGATCATCCGCATCACGTCGTCGCGAACTTCGCCGGCGTCGTAGAGGCGGAGCGGAGGAATGCGGATGCCCTCCTGCCAGATCTCGGTCGCGCCCGGATTGTAGGCGCCGTGCGTGGAGCCTCCGATGTCGCTCTGGTGCGCGCGGTTGATCGACCAGAACGCCAGCCGCTTTCGAGCGAAAACCGGCAGGAGCACGGTCAGATCCGGCAGGTGGTTCCCGCCGTGGTAGGGGTCGTTCAACAGGAAGAGATCGCCGGGGCGAATGCGATCCTGGAAGGCCTCGAGCACGGACCGCACTGCCCAGGGCAGCGCGCCCACGTGGATCGGGACGTGCTCGGCCTGAGCGACGAGCCGACCGGTGCCGTCACACAGCGCCGTCGAGAAATCGCGGCTGCTGTTCAGGATCTGTGAGTAGGCGGTGCGGAGCATCGCTTCGCCCATCTCGGCAACGATCGCCACGAACCGGTGCTGGATGACCGAGACGGTGATCCGATCGGGCACGGTCCCTCCCGAGGTCTGGGGTCCTGCTGCTCCCGTGGTGGTATTACGCGGCGGGCGCGCCCTCTCCTACGCGGCGCGTCCGGTCGGGATCCAAAGCGGCACGCGCGGCGCGGGCCCTCGCCGCGTCCCGCGATGGTGTCGACGAAACGGACAAGGAGGCGGCGTGGAGACCCGTCCCTGCGTACTCGAAGGGTGAACGGAGCGCTGCTACCCGAGGCGGTGCGTCCAGAGGAGCGAGATGACGACCGTCCCGACGAACAGCGCGGCGACCCCCACCGACGTGAGCCCGCTGATCTCGGTCGGCCGCTGCTCCCATCCGATGACGCGTCCGAGATGCGTGTACACGCGGCTGAGGTCGCGGGCCGTCGTCACGCGCTGGTACGTGCCGCCGGTGACCGTGGCGATCCCCTTCAGCGTCTCCTCGTCCAGTCGGACGAAGATGCTGTGCCCGCCGAGCTCGAGGAACGTCCCCTCGGGGGAACCGAGCCCAATCGTGTACACCTTCACCTTGAGCTGTTTCGCGATCGCCGCCGCGACCTCGGGGGGCACGCCGCGGTTGCTCTGTCCGTCGCTCAAGAGCACCACGGTCGCGGGCGGCAGCCGGTCGAGTTCGTCCTGCGGCAGCACGGGCGTCTGAGGCGGCGCGTACGGGTTCAGCGCGGCCTCCGGACGCGGGCGCCCCGGGAGCGCGTATACGGCCTCGAGCAGCCCGTCGCCGATCGCGGTCGCGAATTCGAGGTCGAGGTTGTTGATGGCCAAGACGACCCGGTCGTGATCCGGCGTCGGCGGCGTGACGAGCGTCGCGTAGCTGCTGAACGAGACCACCCCGACCCGGGTGCCCTTCGGCAGCGCGCGCACGAAGTCCACCGCCGCCGACTTCGCAGCGTCGAGCCGCGTCGGGTTGACGTCGGTGGCCATCATGCTGCGGCTTACGTCAATGCTCATCATCACCACGGTCCGGTTGTCGGGCACCGGCACGGGTGCCATCGGCCGGGCCACGGTGAAGATGACACCGCACAGCGTCGCGAGGTAGAACACGGCGGGGAGGTGACGCCGCCAGCGCCCCCCGGCCGCGGCCGCCCGCGCCACCAGGTCAAGGCTGGAGTACACTACCCGCTCGCGCGCGGGACGCCGGAGCATCCACACGTACGCGGCGATGAGCACCGGCACCAGCAGATACAGCCACAGCACCACAGGCCAGAGAAAGCTCATGGCAGCCGCCCCATCCACAGCATCGATACGAGCCCGCCACCGAGCATCAGCACGCCCGCGCCGCCGACGACCAGCGCGGATACCTCCATCTTGCGGGTTTCCCACCCGATCGTCCGCCCGAGATCGCGATAGACCTGAGTGAGATCTTTCGCCGACGGCGCGAAGAAGAACTTACCGTCGGTCACGGCCGCGAGCTGCTGCAGCAGCGCCGGATCGAACGGCACGAGCACCATCTGCCCCTGGTAGTTGAATACCCCACCGCCGGGCGTGCCCAGCCCGATGGTGTAGATCTTCACCTTCTGCTGCTTCGCCAGGATCGCCATCTTGAGCGGGTCGTTCCGGCTGGAGTTGTCCCCCCCGTCGCTCAGCAGGATGATCGCCGCGGGAGCGAGATCGCCCGACGGGGGCGTGGACTCGACCGGAGGCGGAACGGTCAGCGGCGGCTGCGCCTGCCCGAACGGGTTCGCTTGACGGTCTGGGGTGGGCGCCGTGCGCCCCGGGATCGCCTTCAACGCGGCCGCGATCCCGTCACCGATCGCGGTCGCCTCCTGGGGTTTCAGCGCCGCGAGGGCGTCCTTGACCGCCTGGTGGTCGGGGGTCGGCGGCACGTTCAGGGTCGGGTAGGTGCTGAAGGTCACGAGCCCCACCTTGGGGCCCTGCGGGAAGTTGTCGAGAAATACCCGCGCCGCCATTTTGGCGGCGTCCAACCGCGTCGGAGGGACGTCCGGCGCCTCCATGCTGCCGCTTGTATCGATCGCGAGGATCACGACCGCTTTGTTCACTGGCATCGGGATCGCCATCACCGGCCGGCCCGCCGCGACGAGCAGGAGCCCGAGCGCCACGAAGTACAGCGCCATCGCGATGTGGCGCCGGAACATCGGGAGCCGGACCGCAAGCTGGGCGAACAGCGGTGCCTCGGCGAACCGCCCGGCGGCGCGGCCCCGCACACGGCGCACGCCGAAGACGTACCAGGCGATGAACGCCGGCAACAGGAGGAGCCCCCAGAGCATTACCGGCCAGGTAAATTCCACCGGCGGCGCCTCCGAAACAAGACGAACTTCAAGAGCGGCTCAACGAGCGATGTTCCGGTCGACAGCGTCAGCATGTCCACGCCCGCCCGCCGCATCACTTCGATCAGCCGGGCCTCGCGGGCGCGCACCAACTCGCGGTAGGTCTCGCGCACGCGCCGGTCGGACGTGTCGACCCAGAGCTGCTGGTTCGTCTCCGGATCGTGCAGGTACACCCCGCCGACGTCGGGCAACTCGCGCTCCCGAGGATCTTCGACGCGGACCGCGATCACCTCATGGCGGCGCTGCATCTCCGTCAGCGCCGTCTCCCACCCTTCCGGCGAATGAAAGTCCGAGACCAAAAACACGAGCGACCGTCGCCGGACCACCCGGCCGAGCTGCCGGAGGAGCGCGGCCAGATCCGTGCGTCCGCCGCCGGACGTCTCCGGGAGCGCGGACAGATCGTGGATGATCCGCAGGGCCTGCAGCCGCCCCGCCCGCGGCGGGATGAACCGGTATCCCCGCTCCGCCGGAAACGCGACCGCGCCGACCTTGTCGCCGTGCCGCGTCACGATGTACGCGGCGACCCCCGCGAACTCCAGAGCGAGCTGTCGCTTAAACTGGCGGATCGTGCCGAACGCCATCGACGGCGAGAGGTCGACGAGCAGCCACGCCGTGAGTTCCTTCTCCTCGAGGTACTGGCGTACAAACAACCGGCTCATCCGCGCCGTGACGTTCCAGTCGATCCGCCGAACTTCGTCACCGGGCTGGTACTCGCGCACCTCCGCCAGGTCGAGGCTGGGGCCGTAGAACACCCCGCGATAGTCGCCGAAGAGAAACCCGTCGAGCCGGCGAACGACCTTAAACTCGAGGCGCCTCAACACCCGTTCTGGCGTCTCCATAAGGGTCTCCGATGTGGACTTTGGGCGTGGGCACCGCGTCCAGCACACGCTGCAACAGGTGATCGGCCGTGATGTCCTGGGCCAGCGCCTCGTACGACAACAGGATCCGGTGGCGGAGCACCTCCGGGGCGAGATCGCGCACGTCCTCGGGCATCGCGTACTCTCGCCCCCTCAGGAGCGCAATCGCCTTCGCGCCGACGACGAGGTTGAGGGAGCCGCGCGGGCTCGCGCCGTACTGGACGAACCGCGCGAGGTCGCCAAGCCCGTAGTCCTGGGGCCGGCGGGTCGCGCTCACCAGGCTCACCGCGTACTCGTGCAGTTTCGGGTCGACGTACACCGCCTCCGCGACCTTCTGCAGTTCGAGCAGCTGCGCGCCAGTGATCACGCGGTCCACCGACGCCGCACGCTCGGTGACCCGGTCGACGACGGTCATCTCCTCGTGAAACGACGGGTACGAGATCACGACCTTGAACATGAACCGGTCCACCTGGGCCTCGGGGAGCGGGTACGTCCCCTCGCTCTCGATGGGGTTCTGGGTCGCGAGCACGAGGAACGGGTCCGGCAGCGAAAACGTCTGCTTGCCGATCGTGACCTGGCGCTCCTGCATCGACTCCAGCAGCGCGGACTGCACCTTCGCCGGCGCGCGGTTGATCTCGTCGGCGAGCACGAGGTTGGCGAACACGGGGCCGAGCTCGACCTCGAAGGCGCCGGACTGCTGGTTGTAGATCCGCGTCCCGACGAGGTCCGCCGGGACGAGGTCCGGTGTGAACTGAATCCGCCGGAACTGGCAGTCCAGCACCTGCGCCGAGGTCTTGATCGCCAGCGTCTTCGCGAGGCCCGGGACGCCTTCGATCAAGATATGCCCGCGGGAGAGCAGCGCGACCAGGATCCGTTCGAGCATCAGATCCTGCCCGACGATCACCTTCTTCACTTCGTACAAGACCTTCCGCATCGTGCTCGCGGCCTGACTGAACGTCTCGAGGGGGTACCGGAGGACTCGCATCCGGACCGGGGATTGCTCGGTGGACACTTCCATCACCTCATCGGGTGGACGTAGCGTGTAGTTATGGCTGGGGGCGTCCGACTCCTACCACGGCCTCGCCCCTTCACACCCTTGTTACCCGTCCTGTTAGTGCCCTCAGTATAAGGGATAGGTGACCTCAACGCGAACCACGCCCGTGCCCGCAGATAATGTCCACTCCGCATCGGCTCCTCCACCCGACGATAGCGGATCGCGGACGGCCGCGCGCCCGCACGCGTTGCAGGGGACCAACTGGGCCCGACTCGGTGACGGGCGGCGGCAGCCGGCTTCAGCGCTGCAACGCGCCCCGGCAGGTCCGCATCGGCGACCTCCGTTCCGCGGACCACCGACCACGGGAGACATGGGTTACGATGTCGAGGCGGAGATCCCGGGCCGGTCTGCACCCGTCCTGGTCGCGTCGTTCCGTGCGCTCCGATCGCATCAAGTCGCGTGTGTCTAGGCTCGCCCCGGTACGGCTGATATCATGGGAAGACAGGCTCCTACGACAACGGTGACGAGGACGGGCCCATGGCGAAACGGACGGGTACGACCAAACACGGCACACGCGCAGCTTCTCGCCGGCCTGCTCGACGACGAGGAGCGGGCGTCGTGTGGCTGCTGCCTGCGCTCGGCGTGGCGCTCGCCCTCGTGGTCATCTGGGCCGTCGTGCATGAGCGCCGGACACAGGGCGCGGGCGGGAGCGCAACGCCGGCGCCGCGTGCACCGATCCCCGCGGACATCGCCCACAACCTCGCCTCGATCCCCCGGGGCACCTTCGACCGCGTGGGCGTGGACGACGCTCCGCCGCCGATGCTTGTCGGGGCCCCGCCGTCGGACAAGAGGACGCCGGTCCTGCTCTACATCGGGGCGGAATACTGCCCGTACTGCGCCGTAATGCGCTGGCCGCTCGTGGCCGCCCTGAACCGGTTCGGCACGTTCACGGGGCTCGAGCTCTCGGCGTCGTCGGCAACGGACGTCTTCCCGAGCACCCCCACGTTGACGATGGTGCACGCGAAGTACCAGAGCCCGTACATCGCCGTGCAGACGGTGGAGCTCCAGACCAACCTCCAGGACGCGTCCGGTCAGTACCCGCCCCTTCAGCGGCTCACTGCAACCCAGGCAGCACTGTTCAGGCACTACGATCCCCCGGGGAACATTCCGTTCCTGCTGATCGGCGGTCAATATCTCCTGGCGGGGTCTCCCTTCTCGCCTGACGTCCTCAAGGGACAGGACTGGCATGCCATCGCGGCATCGCTGCCGCTCGGGCAGACGCCCGCCGCTCGGGCGATCCTGGGCACGGCAAATCAGATCAGCGCAGCGATCTGCACTGTCGACGGACAGGCTCCGGTTGCGGTGTGTCAAAGCGCCGGAGTGCGCGACGCCTCGCAGACGCTGCCCCGCGCCGGAAAGTAGTCGCTGGACGTGGAACGGGCCGCACATGCCGCACCGTCCGCCCACCGCGCGGAAAGTCGCGGCGGTTCATGCGTGGATCCGCAGCAGCTCCGGATTGCGACCCGAGGGGTCCGCGGGCGCACGTCCCGCGTGACACGGGTGCTCGCCGCGTTGAGCGTCGTCGTCCTCACCGCTCTTCCCACTGTCGGGAACGCCGCGGCGCCGATCGCCCCGGCGCTTCCATCAGCGCATGCGTACTACGAACACGCGGTGGTCGTGCTCACCTATCATGATGTTTCCCCGCTCGTGCCGCGCGGCACTGACACGGTGTCCCCCCAAGAATTTGCCGCGGAGATGGACCGACTCGCGCGCGACGGATTCCACTTCATCTCCGTGCCCCGGCTCGAGCGGTTCGTCTCAGACGGCACCCCGATACCGCCGAACGCGGTCTCCGTCGTCTTCGACAACGGCTACGAGGGGATCCACCGCTACGCGTTGCCGGTGCTCACGCAGCATCAGATCCCCGCCGCGGTGTTCCTGATCGTCAGCTACGTGAACCACCTGGCAAACGACCTGACGTGGGGCGAGGTTCGCGGCATGGCCGGGACCGGACTCGTCCACTTTTACACGGAGACGTACGATCTCCACCACGGGATCGCGGTCGGCCCGCGCGCCAGCACGGCCGCAACGGTCGGGCGGGGCCTCGAGGCGGACGGGCGCCAGGAATCGGAGGCCGCGTACACCGCCCGCGTGTTGACCGACCTCCAACGAGCGCGCGCGATGGTCGAGCGCGAAACCGGCGAAGGGGTCGACGCCCTCGTGTATCCGTACGGCCAATACACGCCGGAGTTGATCGCCCTCGCCCGCCAGGCGGGCTACCGGTACATGTTCACCACGATTGGGTGGGCGATCGTGCCCCACGCCGACCCGTCCCGCCTCACGCGGCTGGACATCGGCGTGTGGGACCAAACTCCCGCCGGCGCCGAGAGTGCAATCCTCAGCGTCGCCTCGCAGGCGCAGCGCTCCACCTACGCGCCGCCCGCGAGCTACGTCCGCATTTGGCACTGACGCCCGGCAGCGCGACGCAGCGACGGTGATCGCGAACCAGATCGGGTGCCGCACGCCCAACGAAGCAGGGCGCCGGCGGCCGTATCGGGCGGAAGGGGTATAGTCGCTCCCCGATACGGCGGGTATCATGGGTGAGAGCCATCACCACGCCGATCACGGGAAGGATCCATGGCGAAACGACCGCGCGGGAAAACGAAGGCCGATCAGCGGGGCGCATCGCGCCGGCCCGCGCGACGGCGCGGGATCGGCGTCGTGTGGCTGCTGCCGGCGCTCGGGCTCGCGCTGGCACTCGTCGCCGTCGCGGCCGCGGTGCACGAACGGCAGCGACCGGCCGCGTCGCGACCCGTGCCGGCGGTTGTCGGCGGGCCGGTCCCGGCGGACATCGCGCACGACCTCACCGCGATCCCCGAGGCCACGTGGAACCGCGTGGGTGCGGTCGACACCGGCCACCCGCAGATCGTGGGAGCGCTGTCGGCCACCGGCACCCCGGTCGTGCTCTACGTGGGCGCGGAGTTCTGCCCGAATTGCGCCGCCACCCGATGGTCGCTTGTGGCCGCCCTCGAGCGGTTCGGCACCTTCACCGGGCTCGCGCTGTCGGCGTCGTCCGCCACCGATACGTTCCCGAGCACGCCCACGCTCACGATGCTCCACGCCCGCTACCAGAGTCGGTACGTGGCGCTGGAGACGGTGGAGCTTCAGGGCAACACGCAGGACGCCTCGGGACAGTATCCTCCGCTGCAGCGCCTCACCCCGAGCCAGGCCGCGCTCTACAGCCACGACGACCCATCGGGGTACATCCCGTTCCTGCTCGTCGGCGGCCGGTATCTTCTCGTGGGATCGTCCTTCTCGCCCGCGCTGTTGCAAGGGATGGACTGGCAGACAATCGCAGCGGGGCTCCCGCTCGGCACGACTGCCGCCGCCCGCGCGATCCTGGGCGCGGCCAATGCAATGAGCGCGGAGATCTGCGCCGTCGACGGCGGGGCGCCGGCCGCGGTGTGCCGGAGCGCAGGCGTACGCAACGCCGCGGCGCTGTTGCCTCAACCGGGGAAATAACGGGATGGCGGTTCGGACGTGGGACCGCATCCGTCTGGCAGCCAGCCTGATCGGTCTCGCCATCGCCGTGTACCTCACCGTCCTCCACTACGACGCGGCCATACCGCTGGTCTGTTCCACGTCGGGGACCGTGAACTGCGAACGCGTGCTGAGCAGCCCCGAGGCGTCCTGGCAGGGGATCCCCGTGGCGCTCTGGGGCGTGGGGTGGTTCGTCGCCGCCGCGGCCCTCGCGCTCCTCTCCTTGGCACAGCGGGGCGCGCCGGAACCCTGGTGGCTGCGTCGGGCCGGGCTGAGCTGGACGATGGTCGGAGCCGCGTTCGTCGTATGGTTTCTGTACACCGAGCTCGTCGTCATCGGAAACATCTGCGCGTGGTGCACCGTCGTGCACGCGCTGATCGTCGGTCTCTTCGCCATCCAAGTCCTGACAGACGCCGCACGCGCGCCCAGCCGTCAGGGCCGCTAGCTAGCGCACCGCGAACGCCCGCCCGGAGTGCGGTCGGAAGGAGCGAATGCGGCCGGTGGTCAAGTATTCATGTCAGATGACATTGATACTTGACATCTGAGATGGAAGGCGGAGGTGGCTCAGTGAAACGCATGGGCGTGGCGATGGCGCTGGTCATCGCGGTTGTCGCCGTCGTGACGGCGGGACGTGAACTGCCAGCGGCGATGGGTGCCGGGATGGGACCGGTGACCGTCCTGTATGCCGGATCGCTGGTCAACGTGATGGAGAACGACGTCGGTCCGGCGTTCAACTCCGCGACCGGCGCGCAGTTCCGAGGGTTCGGTGCCGGGTCCGGGGCGCTCGCCAACCAGATCAAGGACAAGCTCCGACCGGGGGACGTCTTCATCAGCGCGGTCCCCTCGGTGAACGCGCAGCTCATGGGCCCGCAGAACGGCGACTGGGTTCGCTGGTACACGAGCTTCGCCACCGCGCCGCTCGTGATTGGGTACAACCCGTCCAGCCGGTTCGCCGCGGACCTCAAGTCGAGCGCCTGGTACGGCGTGATGAGCCGGCCCGGATTCCGCCTCGGGCGCACCGACCCGAAGCTGGATCCCAAGGGGGCCCTGACGATCCAGTTCATGCAAAAAGCGGCGGAGTACTACCATCGGCCGGCGCTGGCGGCCGACGTCCTGGGGCCCGACAACAACCCCGCGCAGGTGTTCCCCGAAGAAACGCTCGTGGGGCGGCTGGAAGCCGGCCAGCTCGACGCGGGGTTCTTCTACTCGCAGGAGGCGGTGCAGGGGCACATCCCGTACATCACCCCGCCGGCCGCGATCGACCTGTTCGCGGAGTTTACCGTGACGATCCTCCGCGGTGCGCGCAATCCCGACGGTGCCGCGGCGTTCGTGAAGTTCCTGCTGGGCCCGAGCGGGAAGCGCATCCTCGCCGACGCCGGTCTTACGGTGCTGTCGCCGAAGTTCGCCGGCGACGCGTCCG contains:
- a CDS encoding hydantoinase/oxoprolinase family protein, whose product is MYRVGVDVGGTFTDLVAVDAAGVVTVAKVASTPPDPSLGVLDGLRLLARALGRDLRALLADTDRFVHGTTVATNALVERKGARVGLLTTAGHRDVLEMREGLKEGRYHLRVPPPEPLVRRALRLGVRERMGPDGRVEVPLSPTSLAGAIGALVRAKVDAVAVCYLHAYRNPRHERATRRAVIRRLPRVYLSVSSEVLPQIKEYERVCTTAVNAYVGPGLSRYLRTLATRLAASGYARPVLVMQSHGGVATVPDSVRLAAGAILSGPAGGIAGSRHATRWLGSGDLITFDMGGTSTDIALLESGEPTRSGDRTVGGHKVALPSLDIHTLGAGGGSIASVDAAGMLHVGPESAGARPGPACYGLGGNAATVTDANVVLGYLDPANFLGGRTRLDAGAAERAVARVASGLGCPPVVAAEGVHTLVNTSMAEGIRIVSLRRGVDPRRFALLAFGGAAGLHATQVARMLEIARVVVPRAAAVLSAWGMLATDLRYELVRTHVGEIRRVGAAGLRRVFAQMERDGRARLGTAADGVLEVRRSLDMRYGEQIFEIGVSLDGLDLDAPDVIPQVVARFQQRHEALYTYSAPDQDVVLVNARLAVIGRLPVVPAEPEVPPVVEGEATPGRRRAYLGGWREVPVYRWDALPAGFDVSGPAIFEAAATTVLARPGDRVRVTAQGWLDMQVEG
- a CDS encoding VWA domain-containing protein, encoding MSFLWPVVLWLYLLVPVLIAAYVWMLRRPARERVVYSSLDLVARAAAAGGRWRRHLPAVFYLATLCGVIFTVARPMAPVPVPDNRTVVMMSIDVSRSMMATDVNPTRLDAAKSAAVDFVRALPKGTRVGVVSFSSYATLVTPPTPDHDRVVLAINNLDLEFATAIGDGLLEAVYALPGRPRPEAALNPYAPPQTPVLPQDELDRLPPATVVLLSDGQSNRGVPPEVAAAIAKQLKVKVYTIGLGSPEGTFLELGGHSIFVRLDEETLKGIATVTGGTYQRVTTARDLSRVYTHLGRVIGWEQRPTEISGLTSVGVAALFVGTVVISLLWTHRLG
- a CDS encoding DinB family protein, coding for MDKNAMIAQQLGISHERLRLCVADLADEDAGRVHAGLLAPIVWQLGHVALVDAGFVQKAGGTCTIPPRFDELFRAGSGGAADYPPLADVWAAFDAAHEALLEVARTVDGATPVDGRGRYHNVGEMLIFCTYHRGYHVGKITTLRALLGKPRLFG
- a CDS encoding hydantoinase B/oxoprolinase family protein — protein: MPDRITVSVIQHRFVAIVAEMGEAMLRTAYSQILNSSRDFSTALCDGTGRLVAQAEHVPIHVGALPWAVRSVLEAFQDRIRPGDLFLLNDPYHGGNHLPDLTVLLPVFARKRLAFWSINRAHQSDIGGSTHGAYNPGATEIWQEGIRIPPLRLYDAGEVRDDVMRMIATNVRHSRDFLGDLRASIGSARLGEQRLARLLAEYGPAVVAEAVDEILDGTERQARACIRTWADGVYRGEAVLDDDGHGTSDIAIRATVTKAGDGLTVDLTHSAPQVTGFVNSSYPNTMSAVFMALAYLLDPEIPKNDGTFRPVTVKAKPGTIVWPNPPAPVTLATNHCGQEIGEAVIKALAAACPDRAIAGWSRRFRIAIRGVDPRTARPFIWHLFHARGGGGASAAGDGWPTAGEGQAAGGIKFGSVEVTEVRFPLMLAHHEFRPDSGGRGKFRGGVGSVLEMYMRTTEAGVANTAGDGVRHAPYGLFGGRDGAPHRYRLMSRGRTRLLATKSVGIPVAPGDVFLIESAGGGGYGDPRERGPRAIVADLADGMVTPRRARPKGGARAAARGARRSRRVSRRR